The genomic interval TTCAGTTTGGCACCGAAATTGGCTGGACAATAAAAAATGGCAGCAAAGAAAAAATGGTTAGAAATCCAACCTACACGGGCATCACACCGCAATTTTGGGGGTCATGCGACGCCATAAGCAAAGATGACTGGGTAATGTGGGGAGTACATAATTGTGGAAAAGGAGTGCCTGGGCAAGTTATGTATGTGGGGCATGGCTGCGGTACTGCTCGCTTTAAAAAAGTCAAGGTGGGACTAATCAAGTAAAAAAGGTGAGAACAAGTATGGTTACAAAAAGACTTTTGGAAATCGCTGAAAAAACCGTTGAACTTGCTTTAAAACATGAAGTAGACCAAGCACAGACAGCTGCGTTTTTCGTAGACTCTGCGTTGACAAGGTATGCTAATTCACAAATCCATCAAAACGTTGCCTCAAAAAGAGGTGGAGTGGCGATAAAAGTTGTTATCGGCAAAAAAGTTGGAATATTACGTGCCAACTCTTTAGAGACAAAGCAAATTAAAGACTCGGTGAAAAAAGCCGTCAAAATCGCCAAAGTCATGCCTCCAAATAAAAACTTCAAAAGCCTTCCCAAACCGATAAAGTGGACTCCAATAAAAGGAACATTCGACAAGAAAACTGCAAAATGTACACCCGACTTTAGAGCAGAAAGAGTAAAAGAGGCCATAGATACGGCGCATTCAAAATCTCGCCTAGTCAACGCAGTTGCTGGATCCTTTTTCACTGGATCTTTCGCTTTCGCCATTGCAAACTCGCTTGGAATTTCGGCGTGGGCAAAAATCTCGACAACCTCCTTGCAGACAACCGTTATCTCAAAGTCAAAAGGTTCACAGGGTTTTGGATCAGCAGAGCAGCATTCTAAGCGAATAAAAGATATTGACCCCGTAAAAATTAGTAGCCAAGCAGCAGAGAAATCGGTTAAAAGCGTAAACCCAAAGAAAATTCCCATCGGAGAATACGAAGTAGTTCTTTCGCCACGGGCTACGGCAGAGCTTCTCATGTATCTGGGATACATTGGTTTTTCAGCAACTAGCTACCAAGATGGACAATCCTTCATTAAATACAATTTGAAAAAACAAGTGTTTGACAAAAAACTGAACGTAAAGGACGACCCAAGAGACGCAAAGGCATTGTATCCCTTTCCAGTAGACGGCGAAGGCGTTCCAAAAAAGAAGGTGCAACTTATTAATAACGGCAGGGTTTCGACAAAAAGCATTTGCTACGACTCCTTTACTGCAGGAAAAGAAAAAGGCAAAAAGAGCACTGGACACGTGTTACCGCCGGTATTTGGGTTCTACAATAGACCCATACCTTTCAACATCTCAGTAGCTTCTGGCGACGCGTCTGTGGAAGAGATGATTCGAGAAACGAAACATGGCATATTCGTAACAAGATTTCAC from Candidatus Bathyarchaeota archaeon carries:
- a CDS encoding TldD/PmbA family protein is translated as MVTKRLLEIAEKTVELALKHEVDQAQTAAFFVDSALTRYANSQIHQNVASKRGGVAIKVVIGKKVGILRANSLETKQIKDSVKKAVKIAKVMPPNKNFKSLPKPIKWTPIKGTFDKKTAKCTPDFRAERVKEAIDTAHSKSRLVNAVAGSFFTGSFAFAIANSLGISAWAKISTTSLQTTVISKSKGSQGFGSAEQHSKRIKDIDPVKISSQAAEKSVKSVNPKKIPIGEYEVVLSPRATAELLMYLGYIGFSATSYQDGQSFIKYNLKKQVFDKKLNVKDDPRDAKALYPFPVDGEGVPKKKVQLINNGRVSTKSICYDSFTAGKEKGKKSTGHVLPPVFGFYNRPIPFNISVASGDASVEEMIRETKHGIFVTRFHYTNPVEPTKAILTGLTRDGTFLIEKGEIAKPVMNLRYTDSMLSALKGIPMLGKKLEIVEEVNTPAMKLEKLRFTGITQY